A window from Triticum aestivum cultivar Chinese Spring chromosome 6D, IWGSC CS RefSeq v2.1, whole genome shotgun sequence encodes these proteins:
- the LOC123141997 gene encoding malonyl-CoA:anthocyanidin 5-O-glucoside-6''-O-malonyltransferase-like: protein MAPAPAPLQHVTVLDRCEVSPSPPAAPGQPRALPLTYFDLVFWDFPPVQRVLFYGSAERDLLDVPGFLRRELPLFKASLAAALHHFYPLAGRLPCELPAEPEVACSDGDSVRLTVAVGGDDFGDLAGDHPRDTARLRPLLPPLPSRGRGSWGVFAVQVTVFPRAGICVGTTLHHAVADGSSYVHFLRTWAAIHRRLIGADKKVVDVVPPLFDRGVVRDDSGLREVFVRELAEAGDERLDDWDLSRRPGSGGVVLATFRFTEELLGRLGKRVESETSARRCSPYAVACGAAWAGIVHARGGNGSNCNARHQFGFVTGCKPRASPPVPGNYFGNCLGLCCVEEAEDGHGVGLTPSAASAAIWHAIEELAEQGRALRDARGWVRLVRECAAARAVTVAGSPKLGIYAAADMGAPWGRPRKVEIVSVERTGALALAENHDGRGGIEVGVALPRGEMEAFRAFYGDLVAGLR, encoded by the coding sequence atggcgccggcgccggcgccgctgcAGCACGTGACCGTCCTGGACCGGTGCGAGGTCTCTCCGTCGCCGCCGGCAGCGCCCGGGCAGCCGCGCGCGCTGCCGCTCACGTACTTCGACCTCGTCTTCTGGGACTTCCCGCCCGTGCAGCGCGTCCTCTTCTACGGCAGCGCGGAGCGGGACCTCCTCGACGTCCCGGGCTTCCTCCGCCGCGAGCTGCCGCTGTTCAAGGCGTCCCTGGCCGCCGCGCTGCACCACTTCTACCCGCTGGCCGGGAGGCTGCCGTGCGAGCTGCCCGCCGAGCCCGAGGTCGCGTGCTCCGACGGCGACTCTGTTCGTCTCACGGTGGCTGTCGGAGGCGATGACTTTGGAGatctcgccggcgaccacccgCGCGACACAGCGAGGCTCCGGCCGCTGCTGCCACCGCTGCCGAGCCGCGGCCGGGGGTCTTGGGGAGTGTTTGCCGTGCAGGTCACCGTGTTCCCTCGCGCCGGCATCTGCGTCGGCACCACGCTGCACCACGCCGTCGCCGACGGCTCCAGCTACGTGCATTTCCTCAGGACGTGGGCGGCCATCCACCGCCGGCTCATCGGCGCTGACAAGAAGGTGGTGGACGTTGTTCCGCCGCTGTTCGACCGCGGCGTCGTGCGCGACGACTCCGGTCTCCGGGAGGTGTTCGTCCGTGAGCTCGCGGAGGCCGGCGACGAGCGGTTGGATGACTGGGACCTGAGCAGGCGACCGGGCAGCGGCGGCGTCGTCCTCGCGACGTTCCGGTTCACGGAGGAGCTGCTAGGCCGGTTGGGGAAGCGCGTCGAGTCGGAGACCTCGGCGCGGCGGTGTTCGCCGTACGCGGTGGCGTGCGGCGCCGCGTGGGCCGGTATCGTGCATGCGCGCGGTGGCAACGGCAGCAACTGCAATGCACGGCATCAGTTTGGGTTCGTGACCGGGTGCAAGCCCCGCGCGAGCCCGCCGGTGCCGGGGAACTACTTCGGCAACTGCCTGGGTCTCTGCtgcgtggaggaggcggaggatgGTCACGGCGTCGGCCTCACGCCGTCGGCGGCATCGGCAGCCATCTGGCACGCGATCGAGGAGCTCGCGGAGCAGGGGCGGGCGCTGCGGGACGCGCGCGGGTGGGTGCGGCTCGTGCGGGAgtgcgcggcggcgcgggcggtgaCCGTGGCCGGGTCGCCGAAGCTTGGGATTTACGCGGCAGCAGACATGGGCGCCCCCTGGGGCCGGCCGCGAAAGGTGGAGATCGTCTCCGTGGAACGGACGGGCGCGCTGGCCCTGGCGGAGAACCACGACGGCCGCGGCGGCATCGAGGTCGGGGTGGCGCTGCCGCGAGGGGAGATGGAGGCATTCCGCGCGTTCTACGGcgacctcgtcgccggcctccgGTGA